One Pseudonocardia sediminis DNA window includes the following coding sequences:
- the thiC gene encoding phosphomethylpyrimidine synthase ThiC — protein sequence MTTLSGHVRPQVTTGPIRGSRKAYLDGPGGLRVPVRRIDLSNGEHHDVYDTSGPWTDDTASVDVRAGLPAVRTNWVAEREPENGAVTQLAYAKAGVVTPEMRYIAIRESCDVELVRSEVARGRAVIPVNVNHPESEPMIIGKRFLVKINANIGNSAVTSTVADEVDKMVWATRWGADTVMDLSTGRDIHTTREWIIRNSPVPIGTVPIYQALEKVDGDPQALTWEIYRDTVVEQCEQGVDYMTVHAGVLLRYVPLTAKRMTGIVSRGGSIMAAWCLAHHRESFLYTHFSELCEIFRRYDVTFSLGDGLRPGSIADANDTAQLAELETLGELTRIARSHDVQVMIEGPGHVPMDKIVENVRLEEQWCDEAPFYTLGPLATDIAPGYDHITSAIGAATIAQAGTAMLCYVTPKEHLGLPNRDDVKTGVITYKIAAHAADLAKGHPRAQERDDALSQARFEFRWRDQFALSLDPDTAQGFHDETLPAEPAKTAHFCSMCGPKFCSMKITQDVRDYAEEHGLTSVEAIEAGMEEKSGEFRDEGGRVYLPLSPAAGD from the coding sequence ATGACGACGCTGTCCGGTCACGTGCGTCCACAGGTCACCACCGGCCCGATCCGCGGGTCGCGCAAGGCCTACCTGGACGGACCCGGGGGCCTGCGGGTCCCGGTCCGCCGCATCGACCTGAGCAACGGCGAGCACCACGACGTCTACGACACCTCCGGCCCCTGGACCGACGACACCGCGTCCGTGGACGTGCGGGCCGGGCTGCCCGCCGTGCGGACGAACTGGGTCGCGGAGCGGGAGCCGGAGAACGGGGCGGTGACGCAGCTCGCGTACGCGAAGGCGGGCGTGGTCACGCCGGAGATGCGCTACATCGCGATCCGCGAGAGCTGCGACGTGGAGCTCGTCCGGTCCGAGGTCGCGCGCGGCCGGGCCGTCATCCCGGTGAACGTGAACCACCCCGAGTCCGAGCCGATGATCATCGGCAAGCGGTTCTTGGTGAAGATCAACGCCAACATCGGCAACTCGGCGGTCACCTCCACCGTCGCCGACGAGGTGGACAAGATGGTGTGGGCGACGCGCTGGGGCGCCGACACCGTCATGGACCTCTCGACCGGCCGCGACATCCACACCACGCGCGAGTGGATCATCCGGAACTCCCCGGTCCCGATCGGCACGGTGCCGATCTACCAGGCACTGGAGAAGGTCGACGGCGACCCGCAGGCGCTGACCTGGGAGATCTACCGCGACACCGTGGTCGAGCAGTGCGAGCAGGGCGTCGACTACATGACGGTGCACGCCGGGGTGCTGCTGCGCTACGTCCCGCTCACCGCCAAGCGGATGACCGGGATCGTCTCCCGCGGCGGCTCGATCATGGCCGCGTGGTGCCTGGCGCACCACCGCGAGTCGTTCCTCTACACGCACTTCTCCGAGCTGTGCGAGATCTTCCGCCGCTACGACGTCACGTTCTCCCTGGGCGACGGCCTGCGCCCCGGCTCGATCGCCGACGCCAACGACACCGCCCAGCTCGCCGAGCTGGAGACCCTGGGTGAGCTGACGCGGATCGCGAGGAGCCACGACGTCCAGGTGATGATCGAGGGTCCCGGTCACGTCCCGATGGACAAGATCGTGGAGAACGTGCGCCTCGAGGAGCAGTGGTGCGACGAGGCGCCGTTCTACACGCTCGGCCCGCTCGCCACCGACATCGCGCCCGGCTACGACCACATCACCTCGGCCATCGGCGCGGCGACGATCGCGCAGGCCGGCACCGCGATGCTCTGCTACGTCACGCCCAAGGAGCACCTGGGCCTGCCGAACCGCGACGACGTCAAGACCGGCGTGATCACCTACAAGATCGCCGCGCACGCCGCCGACCTGGCCAAGGGCCACCCGCGCGCGCAGGAACGCGACGACGCCCTGTCCCAGGCCCGGTTCGAGTTCCGCTGGCGCGACCAGTTCGCGCTGTCCCTGGACCCGGACACCGCGCAGGGCTTCCACGACGAGACGTTGCCCGCCGAGCCGGCGAAGACCGCGCACTTCTGCTCGATGTGCGGGCCGAAGTTCTGCTCGATGAAGATCACCCAGGACGTCCGTGACTACGCCGAGGAACACGGCCTGACCAGCGTCGAGGCGATCGAGGCCGGGATGGAGGAGAAGTCCGGAGAGTTCCGCGACGAGGGCGGGCGCGTCTACCTGCCGCTGAGCCCGGCCGCCGGCGACTGA
- a CDS encoding (2Fe-2S)-binding protein: protein MKVQISVNGEDTSADVEPRLLLAHYLREQVGLKATNIGCDTTSCGACTVLLDGEAVKSCTLLAVQAEGQSVTTMEGLEGASEGQPTHPVTAAFRAEHGLQCGFCTPGMVMSAVSLISHDDDLDERKVREGLEGNLCRCTGYHNIVRAVLVAAGKDPDAEQKAEAESDALRTAPGFSRGESAEEARA from the coding sequence GTGAAGGTTCAGATCTCGGTCAACGGCGAGGACACCTCCGCCGACGTCGAGCCCCGGCTGCTGCTGGCGCACTACCTGCGCGAGCAGGTCGGGCTCAAGGCCACCAACATCGGCTGCGACACCACCTCGTGCGGGGCGTGCACCGTCCTGCTCGACGGTGAGGCCGTCAAGTCCTGCACGCTGCTCGCGGTGCAGGCCGAGGGTCAGTCGGTGACGACCATGGAGGGCCTCGAGGGCGCCTCCGAGGGTCAGCCGACGCACCCGGTCACCGCGGCGTTCCGCGCAGAGCACGGCCTGCAGTGCGGGTTCTGCACCCCGGGCATGGTCATGTCCGCGGTGTCGCTGATCAGCCACGACGACGACCTGGACGAGCGCAAGGTCCGGGAGGGGCTCGAGGGCAACCTCTGCCGCTGCACCGGTTACCACAACATCGTGCGCGCGGTCCTGGTCGCGGCGGGCAAGGACCCCGACGCCGAGCAGAAGGCCGAGGCGGAGTCCGACGCGCTGCGCACCGCTCCCGGGTTCTCGCGTGGCGAGTCCGCCGAGGAGGCCCGGGCATGA
- a CDS encoding FtsX-like permease family protein, protein MSARLALRLLRLGGRPAWTSAGLVAAGVAMATALLCVALGALHGLDERQSRTAWRDPAPAASPAEAVAQLRTRTDAVAGRPVTEVNIVAPRAGAAPPPGLSRMPAPGEVWMSPALTAPAATLPPGDLADRYPGPVTGVLGDAGLRDPDELVAVVGRPAGDPVLTAPGTSPAVAVAAFDRPSGADTDAAIQAEIYRQLTIVAAALVLFPAAGLIGASARLSAARRGERLATLRLLGASTSRITVVAVAEVTVAAAAGALAGIALEWLAAPALATIPLAGGGWFAADVRPSFPTLLAVLGGITLLATASAIGGLRRVVISPLGVVRRRDPQFVRGLRLLGPVAAVVVFGIANAYRQASPIAAAGPVFAIGVLALFGAVSVIGPLVVRGVGSVMARRARSPHRLLAGRRLLDDPKGAFRPLAGLTLAVFVAGFLAPLTSALSAVEPGRTDVVTIPVPAAAAEAVAGRVRAELGPSGVVTVDAEPEESAQAVPVRDGFVALTVAAPVAEHDRVRTVLDRAVPGTLALTPAESAQDVTVLGEDLGRGALVVLVATFLLAATAAGTTAAARVLDHRHVLYLQRLTGTPLSVLDRARRAETLAPLLANGAIALALGLLCASPFALAGAALQARGLVVFGGLLAAGTLIVLGATAASRPLLASVTAPGRERAR, encoded by the coding sequence GTGAGCGCCCGGCTGGCGCTGCGGCTGCTGCGCCTCGGCGGGCGTCCGGCGTGGACGTCGGCGGGTCTGGTCGCGGCCGGTGTCGCGATGGCGACGGCGCTGCTCTGCGTCGCGCTCGGGGCGCTGCACGGGCTCGACGAGCGGCAGTCGCGGACGGCCTGGCGCGACCCCGCCCCGGCCGCGTCCCCGGCGGAGGCGGTCGCGCAGCTGCGCACCCGGACCGACGCCGTCGCGGGGCGTCCGGTCACCGAGGTGAACATCGTCGCGCCCCGGGCCGGTGCGGCCCCGCCGCCGGGTCTGTCGCGGATGCCGGCGCCGGGGGAGGTGTGGATGTCGCCGGCGCTCACCGCGCCGGCCGCGACGCTGCCGCCCGGTGACCTCGCCGACCGCTACCCGGGCCCGGTGACCGGCGTGCTGGGCGACGCCGGGCTGCGCGACCCGGACGAGCTCGTCGCCGTCGTCGGACGGCCCGCGGGCGACCCGGTGCTCACCGCGCCGGGCACGTCCCCGGCCGTCGCCGTGGCCGCGTTCGACCGGCCGTCGGGTGCGGACACCGACGCCGCGATCCAGGCCGAGATCTACCGCCAGCTCACGATCGTCGCCGCCGCGCTGGTGCTGTTCCCGGCGGCCGGGCTGATCGGTGCCTCGGCGCGGCTGTCGGCGGCCCGGCGCGGCGAGCGGCTGGCCACCCTGCGCCTGCTCGGGGCGTCGACGTCACGGATCACGGTGGTGGCGGTGGCCGAGGTGACGGTCGCCGCGGCCGCCGGCGCGCTGGCCGGGATCGCGCTGGAGTGGCTCGCCGCCCCGGCACTGGCCACGATCCCGCTGGCCGGCGGCGGCTGGTTCGCCGCCGACGTGCGCCCGTCGTTCCCGACGCTGCTCGCCGTGCTCGGGGGGATCACGCTGCTGGCCACGGCGTCCGCGATCGGCGGGCTGCGCCGGGTCGTGATCAGCCCGCTCGGTGTCGTCCGGCGCCGGGACCCGCAGTTCGTGCGGGGTCTGCGGCTGCTCGGCCCGGTCGCGGCGGTCGTCGTCTTCGGGATCGCGAACGCCTACCGGCAGGCCTCGCCGATCGCGGCGGCCGGGCCGGTGTTCGCGATCGGGGTGCTGGCCCTGTTCGGGGCGGTGAGCGTCATCGGCCCGCTGGTCGTGCGCGGCGTCGGCTCGGTGATGGCGCGACGGGCGCGCTCGCCGCACCGGCTGCTGGCCGGGCGCCGTCTGCTCGACGACCCGAAGGGCGCGTTCCGCCCGCTGGCCGGGCTCACGCTGGCCGTGTTCGTCGCCGGCTTCCTCGCACCGCTGACCTCGGCGTTGTCGGCCGTCGAGCCGGGCCGGACCGACGTCGTGACGATCCCGGTGCCGGCCGCGGCGGCCGAGGCGGTCGCCGGGCGGGTCCGGGCCGAGCTCGGGCCGTCCGGGGTGGTGACCGTCGACGCCGAACCGGAGGAGTCCGCGCAGGCGGTCCCGGTGCGCGACGGCTTCGTCGCGCTGACGGTGGCGGCCCCGGTGGCCGAGCACGACCGCGTCCGCACGGTGCTCGACCGGGCCGTCCCGGGCACCCTCGCCCTGACCCCGGCCGAGTCCGCGCAGGACGTCACCGTGCTGGGGGAGGACCTGGGACGCGGTGCGCTCGTCGTGCTCGTCGCGACGTTCCTGCTCGCCGCCACCGCGGCCGGGACGACCGCCGCCGCCCGCGTCCTCGATCACCGGCACGTCCTGTACCTGCAACGGCTGACCGGGACCCCGCTGTCTGTGCTCGACCGCGCCCGCCGGGCCGAGACGCTCGCGCCACTGCTGGCCAACGGGGCGATCGCGCTCGCGCTGGGGCTGCTCTGCGCGTCCCCGTTCGCCCTGGCGGGCGCGGCGCTGCAGGCGCGGGGGCTGGTGGTGTTCGGCGGGCTGCTGGCCGCCGGCACGCTGATCGTGCTCGGGGCGACGGCGGCCAGCCGTCCGTTGCTCGCCTCGGTGACCGCGCCGGGACGCGAACGCGCCCGGTGA
- a CDS encoding Uma2 family endonuclease, whose product MTIQPVAPSHLLTVSEYLEIGEIEPGYSELVEGRLLMSPGPAPDHNHAAMEMAFQLRGQLPAEFESLTDMDVDLQLSPPGAPGTVRRPDLVVVPRSARRRVRAEGGVFLASDIRVAVEVLSPGSRRIDHVHKRAEYADAGIAHYWIVDLTEPVSMLACHLAGEFGYADGGAVTGTFSATAPFDVTLDLDALL is encoded by the coding sequence ATGACGATCCAGCCGGTTGCACCGTCACATCTGCTCACCGTGTCCGAGTATCTGGAGATCGGCGAGATCGAGCCCGGGTACAGCGAGCTCGTCGAAGGGCGACTGCTCATGTCCCCAGGTCCTGCTCCCGATCACAACCATGCCGCGATGGAGATGGCCTTCCAGCTCCGCGGTCAGCTCCCGGCCGAGTTCGAGTCGCTGACCGACATGGATGTCGACCTTCAGCTCTCCCCACCCGGGGCACCGGGGACGGTGCGGCGGCCCGACCTGGTCGTCGTTCCGCGATCGGCCCGTCGGCGTGTTCGCGCGGAGGGCGGTGTGTTCCTGGCATCGGACATCCGGGTCGCCGTGGAGGTCCTGTCGCCCGGCTCCCGACGGATCGACCACGTGCACAAGCGGGCCGAGTACGCCGACGCCGGCATCGCGCACTACTGGATCGTCGACCTCACCGAGCCGGTGTCGATGCTGGCCTGCCACCTGGCCGGGGAGTTCGGCTACGCCGACGGAGGTGCGGTGACGGGCACGTTCTCCGCCACCGCACCATTCGACGTCACGCTCGATCTCGACGCCCTGCTCTGA
- a CDS encoding xanthine dehydrogenase family protein molybdopterin-binding subunit, with protein sequence MSILGTRVVRTEDPVFLTRGATYTDDLTDERLTGALHLTLVRSPVAHATITSIDTAEALASPGVVAVVTGADLDLDPALLFPGANKSMTRPFLATERVRFVGEPVAAVLSEELYQGEDAAELVDVDYDPLPVVIDPLVAVNDETLLFPEAGTNIAAAYDYDGEPDPGFFDGCEVVVTRDLVNQRLAAAPLETRAASAFWEGDKLTAYISNQNAQGGRDEIAGWLGIDKDKVHVILPDVGGGFGAKIGSDPEFAIVAWLARQQGRPVRWNESRSENMTGMVQGRAQRQTITIGGTREGKVTHYRLDVTQDAGAYPRLGTFLPMFTRMMAPGTYDIPNVESRARVVVTNTTSIAAYRGAGRPEATAAIERAMDLFAAEIGKDPAEVRKLNVVSPDKFPFQTKGGVEYDSGEYAKAIDLALAESGYEGLRAEQKARRERGDVRQMGIGVSSYVEITGGGAFAEDASVEVHPDGSVTVLTGTSPHGQGHATAWAMLASEHLGIGLDKITVKHGDTELIPNGGGTMGSRSLQTGGIAVHQAAGELVDLAKQRAADLLEASVDDLEVDTDTASITVRGVPGSKHVTFAELAAAEQLKVDTTWDGKKATFPFGAHVCVVEVDTESGKVTVEKIIAVDDAGPILNPLLCEGQRHGGIAQGIAQALLEEVVYDDEGQPLTGTFADYGIPSAAELPSFDLVEMTTPTPVNPMGYKGIGEAGTIGSTPATQSAVVDALSHLGIRHIDMPLTPLRVWEAIQTASEGVTK encoded by the coding sequence ATGAGCATCTTGGGCACACGCGTTGTCCGAACCGAGGATCCGGTCTTCCTCACTCGCGGCGCGACCTACACAGACGACCTGACCGACGAGCGGCTGACCGGAGCGTTGCACCTGACGCTCGTCCGCTCCCCGGTCGCCCACGCCACGATCACCTCGATCGACACGGCCGAGGCGCTCGCCTCGCCCGGCGTCGTCGCCGTGGTCACCGGCGCCGACCTCGACCTCGACCCCGCGCTGCTGTTCCCGGGCGCGAACAAGTCGATGACCCGTCCCTTCCTGGCCACCGAGCGGGTCCGGTTCGTCGGCGAGCCCGTCGCCGCGGTCCTGTCCGAGGAGCTCTACCAGGGCGAGGACGCCGCCGAGCTGGTCGACGTCGACTACGACCCGCTCCCGGTCGTGATCGACCCGCTGGTGGCGGTGAACGACGAGACCCTGCTGTTCCCCGAGGCCGGGACGAACATCGCCGCGGCCTACGACTACGACGGCGAGCCCGACCCGGGCTTCTTCGACGGCTGTGAGGTCGTCGTCACCCGTGACCTGGTCAACCAGCGTCTCGCCGCCGCCCCGCTGGAGACGCGTGCGGCCAGCGCGTTCTGGGAGGGCGACAAGCTCACCGCCTACATCTCGAACCAGAACGCCCAGGGCGGACGGGACGAGATCGCCGGCTGGCTCGGCATCGACAAGGACAAGGTCCACGTGATCCTGCCCGACGTCGGTGGCGGCTTCGGCGCCAAGATCGGCTCGGACCCCGAGTTCGCGATCGTCGCCTGGCTCGCGCGGCAGCAGGGCCGTCCGGTCCGCTGGAACGAGAGCCGCTCGGAGAACATGACCGGGATGGTGCAGGGCCGCGCCCAGCGCCAGACGATCACCATCGGCGGCACCCGCGAGGGCAAGGTCACCCACTACCGTCTCGACGTCACGCAGGACGCCGGCGCCTACCCGCGCCTGGGCACGTTCCTGCCGATGTTCACGCGGATGATGGCGCCCGGCACCTACGACATCCCCAACGTCGAGTCCCGCGCCCGCGTCGTCGTCACGAACACGACCTCGATCGCCGCCTACCGCGGCGCCGGCCGCCCGGAGGCCACGGCCGCGATCGAGCGGGCGATGGACCTGTTCGCCGCCGAGATCGGCAAGGACCCGGCCGAGGTCCGCAAGCTCAACGTCGTCTCCCCGGACAAGTTCCCGTTCCAGACCAAGGGTGGCGTCGAGTACGACTCCGGCGAGTACGCCAAGGCGATCGACCTCGCGCTGGCCGAGTCCGGCTACGAGGGGCTGCGCGCCGAGCAGAAGGCCCGCCGCGAGCGCGGCGACGTCCGCCAGATGGGCATCGGCGTCTCCTCCTACGTGGAGATCACCGGTGGTGGCGCGTTCGCCGAGGACGCCTCGGTGGAGGTCCACCCCGACGGCAGCGTCACCGTGCTGACCGGCACCTCGCCGCACGGCCAGGGCCACGCCACGGCGTGGGCGATGCTGGCCAGCGAGCACCTGGGGATCGGCCTCGACAAGATCACCGTCAAGCACGGTGACACCGAGCTGATCCCCAACGGCGGCGGCACGATGGGCTCGCGCAGCCTGCAGACCGGCGGCATCGCGGTGCACCAGGCCGCGGGCGAGCTCGTCGACCTGGCCAAGCAGCGCGCGGCCGACCTGCTCGAGGCGAGCGTCGACGACCTCGAGGTCGACACCGACACCGCGTCGATCACCGTGCGCGGCGTCCCCGGTTCGAAGCACGTCACGTTCGCCGAGCTGGCCGCGGCCGAGCAGCTCAAGGTCGACACCACGTGGGACGGCAAGAAGGCCACGTTCCCGTTCGGCGCGCACGTGTGCGTCGTCGAGGTCGACACCGAGTCCGGCAAGGTCACCGTCGAGAAGATCATCGCGGTGGACGACGCTGGCCCGATCCTCAACCCGCTGCTCTGCGAGGGCCAGCGGCACGGCGGGATCGCGCAGGGCATCGCGCAGGCGCTGCTGGAGGAGGTCGTCTACGACGACGAGGGCCAGCCGCTGACCGGCACGTTCGCCGACTACGGCATCCCGTCCGCGGCGGAGCTGCCCAGCTTCGACCTCGTCGAGATGACCACGCCGACCCCGGTGAACCCCATGGGGTACAAGGGCATCGGCGAGGCCGGGACGATCGGTTCCACCCCGGCCACACAGAGCGCCGTCGTCGACGCCCTGTCGCACCTCGGCATCCGCCACATCGACATGCCGCTCACCCCGCTCCGTGTGTGGGAAGCGATCCAGACCGCCTCGGAGGGGGTCACCAAGTGA
- a CDS encoding nitroreductase family deazaflavin-dependent oxidoreductase, with translation MTQNAELSPTDWVREQTEKILENGTTEGVTVMDRPIVLVTTTGAKSGKQRYVPVMRVEHDGAYAMIASKGGTPEHPAWYHNVVANPTVTVQDGTSTGTFVAREVSGNEREQWWDRSVEAYPPYAEYQTKTSRVIPVFVLEPKA, from the coding sequence ATGACGCAGAACGCCGAACTGAGCCCGACCGACTGGGTCCGCGAGCAGACCGAGAAGATCCTCGAGAACGGCACCACCGAGGGCGTGACGGTGATGGACCGCCCGATCGTCCTGGTCACCACGACCGGCGCCAAGTCCGGCAAGCAGCGCTACGTCCCGGTGATGCGGGTCGAGCACGACGGCGCCTACGCGATGATCGCGTCCAAGGGCGGCACCCCCGAGCACCCCGCCTGGTACCACAACGTGGTCGCGAACCCGACCGTCACGGTGCAGGACGGCACGTCGACCGGCACCTTCGTCGCCCGTGAGGTCTCCGGCAACGAGCGCGAGCAGTGGTGGGACCGGTCCGTCGAGGCCTACCCGCCCTACGCCGAGTACCAGACCAAGACCAGCCGTGTGATCCCCGTGTTCGTGCTCGAGCCGAAGGCCTGA
- a CDS encoding FAD binding domain-containing protein: MIPLAFDYARPDTLDGALALLAEKGEDATVLAGGHSLIPVMKVRLGAPEFVIDIGRLSELDYIRVDGDEVAIGAGTKHRDLVTSEVLGAEVPLVPAVARTVGDPQVRARGTLGGSIAHGDPASDLPAAILALDGKVVLRSPRGERTVGIADFYTGVFSSVKEPDELVTEIRLPRKAGVGWAYEKFTRRSNDWAIVAVAVCDGKVGLVNMGSTSLRATATEQALADGKSIAEAAALADEGTEPPADNAGTPAYRRALVKVLTRRALETASGV; this comes from the coding sequence ATGATCCCTCTCGCGTTCGACTACGCGCGCCCGGACACCCTCGACGGCGCGCTCGCGCTGCTCGCCGAGAAGGGCGAGGACGCGACCGTCCTGGCCGGTGGGCACTCGCTGATCCCGGTCATGAAGGTGCGCCTCGGCGCCCCGGAGTTCGTGATCGACATCGGCCGCCTGTCCGAGCTGGACTACATCAGGGTCGACGGCGACGAGGTCGCGATCGGTGCCGGCACCAAGCACCGCGACCTGGTGACGTCCGAGGTCCTCGGCGCCGAGGTCCCGCTCGTCCCGGCCGTGGCCCGCACGGTCGGCGACCCGCAGGTCCGCGCCCGCGGCACCCTGGGTGGCTCGATCGCCCACGGTGACCCGGCGTCCGACCTGCCGGCCGCGATCCTGGCGCTGGACGGGAAGGTCGTGCTGCGCAGCCCGCGCGGCGAGCGGACCGTGGGCATCGCCGACTTCTACACCGGGGTGTTCTCCTCGGTGAAGGAGCCCGACGAGCTCGTGACCGAGATCCGCCTGCCCCGCAAGGCCGGCGTGGGCTGGGCCTACGAGAAGTTCACCCGCCGCAGCAACGACTGGGCGATCGTCGCCGTGGCCGTCTGCGACGGCAAGGTGGGCCTGGTGAACATGGGCTCGACGTCCCTGCGCGCCACCGCCACCGAGCAGGCACTGGCCGACGGGAAGTCGATCGCCGAGGCCGCCGCGCTGGCCGACGAGGGCACCGAGCCCCCGGCGGACAACGCCGGCACCCCGGCCTACCGGCGTGCCCTGGTCAAGGTCCTCACCCGCCGGGCGCTGGAGACCGCCTCCGGCGTCTGA
- a CDS encoding response regulator transcription factor, which yields MSSDAVRVVVADDQDAIRTGLVMILSSAEDIEVVAEAADGTSAVRAADHHRPDVVLMDIRMPGIDGIEATRRILDAASSQVLVLTTFDLDDYVDDALAAGAAGFLLKSVDAPSLCGAVRAVARGDGVLAPEITRRVIDRYANAPRRVALPGLDLLTARESDVLACLGRGLSNAEISAALVITEATTKSHVSRVLTKLGLRSRTQAAIAAQDAGLAD from the coding sequence ATGAGTTCGGATGCCGTGCGCGTCGTCGTCGCCGACGACCAGGACGCGATCCGCACCGGGCTGGTGATGATCCTCTCCTCGGCCGAGGACATCGAGGTCGTCGCCGAGGCCGCCGACGGGACGTCCGCGGTGCGGGCCGCCGACCACCACCGTCCGGACGTCGTGCTGATGGACATCCGGATGCCCGGCATCGACGGCATCGAGGCCACCCGGCGGATCCTCGACGCGGCGTCGTCGCAGGTCCTGGTGCTGACCACGTTCGACCTCGACGACTACGTCGACGACGCCCTCGCCGCCGGCGCAGCCGGGTTCCTGCTCAAGTCCGTGGACGCGCCCAGCCTGTGCGGGGCCGTCCGGGCCGTCGCCCGCGGGGACGGCGTGCTCGCCCCGGAGATCACCCGCCGGGTGATCGACCGCTACGCGAACGCACCCCGGCGCGTCGCGCTGCCGGGGCTGGACCTGCTCACCGCCCGCGAGTCCGACGTCCTGGCCTGTCTCGGACGGGGACTGTCCAACGCCGAGATCTCGGCCGCCCTGGTGATCACCGAGGCGACGACGAAGTCGCACGTGTCCCGGGTGCTGACCAAGCTCGGTCTGCGCTCGCGCACCCAGGCCGCGATCGCCGCCCAGGACGCGGGCCTCGCCGACTGA
- a CDS encoding ABC transporter ATP-binding protein, producing the protein MTENPHLTPPVLAGRGVTKRYGATTVLDHVDLDVGPGETVAVTGPSGSGKSTLLHCLAGITTPDDGEIVLAGERVDRLTESRRAALRRERIGFVFQFGQLLPELPAVENVALPLMLSGVRRSEAVRRAAAWFTSLGIEGLELRRPGQLSGGQEQRVAIARALVAGPAVVFADEPTGALDSATGAQVIGLLTGLAVRTGTALVVVTHDADVAARCHRTVSLRDGRVATPTVTSAGAGA; encoded by the coding sequence ATGACCGAGAACCCGCATCTCACCCCGCCCGTCCTGGCCGGGCGAGGCGTGACCAAGCGCTACGGCGCGACGACCGTGCTGGACCACGTGGACCTCGACGTCGGGCCCGGGGAGACGGTCGCGGTGACCGGGCCGTCGGGCTCCGGCAAGTCGACACTGCTGCACTGCCTGGCCGGGATCACGACGCCGGACGACGGCGAGATCGTGCTGGCCGGGGAGCGTGTCGACAGGCTGACGGAGTCCCGGCGCGCGGCGCTGCGCCGGGAGCGGATCGGGTTCGTGTTCCAGTTCGGGCAGCTGCTCCCGGAGCTGCCGGCGGTGGAGAACGTCGCGCTGCCGCTGATGCTCTCCGGGGTGCGCCGGAGTGAGGCGGTGCGACGGGCCGCCGCCTGGTTCACCTCGCTGGGCATCGAGGGGCTGGAGCTGCGCAGACCGGGCCAGCTCTCCGGCGGGCAGGAGCAGCGGGTCGCGATCGCCCGCGCGCTCGTCGCCGGGCCCGCGGTGGTGTTCGCCGACGAGCCCACCGGTGCGCTGGACTCCGCCACCGGCGCGCAGGTGATCGGGCTGCTCACCGGGCTGGCCGTGCGCACCGGCACCGCACTCGTCGTCGTCACCCACGACGCCGACGTCGCGGCCCGCTGCCACCGGACGGTCTCGTTGCGCGACGGCCGGGTCGCCACCCCCACGGTCACCTCGGCCGGGGCGGGGGCGTGA
- the thiD gene encoding bifunctional hydroxymethylpyrimidine kinase/phosphomethylpyrimidine kinase, with protein sequence MPEKTVGTTPPRVITIAGTDSGGGAGIPADLRAFAACGVHGCLAVCAVTVQNSVGVTGVHTIPVETIAGQIRVVAQDIGVQAAKTGMLATTEIIETVAATCDEVGIGRDHAASLIVDPVAASMHGDPLLAGSALEAYRTQLFPRATFVTPNLDEVRLLVEHDVHDREGQYAAAKALHALGPRFVLVKGGHLAEDVDGCVDLLFDGTTFLELPGPRFTTGNTHGGGDSLAAAIASGLARGLDPVAAVRFGKRYIVEAVRHSYPLGAGHGPVSPLWAMRRWWEDDDQVS encoded by the coding sequence ATGCCGGAGAAGACCGTCGGCACCACTCCACCCCGGGTGATCACGATCGCGGGCACCGACTCCGGGGGCGGTGCCGGGATCCCGGCCGACCTGCGGGCGTTCGCCGCGTGCGGGGTGCACGGCTGCCTGGCCGTGTGCGCGGTGACGGTGCAGAACTCGGTCGGTGTCACCGGCGTGCACACGATCCCCGTCGAGACGATCGCGGGGCAGATCCGCGTCGTGGCGCAGGACATCGGGGTACAGGCGGCGAAGACCGGGATGCTGGCCACCACCGAGATCATCGAGACGGTCGCCGCGACGTGCGACGAGGTCGGCATCGGCCGCGACCACGCCGCATCGTTGATCGTCGACCCGGTCGCGGCGTCGATGCACGGCGACCCGTTGCTGGCCGGCTCCGCGCTGGAGGCCTACCGGACGCAGCTGTTCCCGCGCGCCACGTTCGTCACCCCGAACCTCGACGAGGTGCGCCTGCTCGTCGAGCACGACGTGCACGACCGGGAGGGCCAGTACGCGGCGGCGAAGGCGTTGCACGCCCTGGGTCCACGCTTCGTCCTGGTCAAGGGCGGGCACCTGGCCGAGGACGTCGACGGCTGCGTCGACCTGCTCTTCGACGGGACGACGTTCCTCGAGCTGCCCGGCCCGCGGTTCACCACCGGCAACACCCACGGCGGCGGGGACTCCCTCGCCGCGGCGATCGCGTCCGGTCTGGCCAGGGGGCTGGACCCGGTGGCCGCGGTCCGGTTCGGCAAGCGCTACATCGTCGAGGCGGTGCGGCACTCCTACCCGCTCGGCGCCGGGCACGGGCCGGTCTCGCCGCTGTGGGCGATGCGCCGCTGGTGGGAGGACGACGATCAGGTTTCCTGA